Proteins co-encoded in one Streptomyces sp. NBC_01283 genomic window:
- a CDS encoding FAD-dependent monooxygenase: MNYQVAVAGGGPVGLWLAAELRRCGITVAVIETRTERDTRSRALTVHPRTIETFASRDVHHPFITEGMPLPGGHFGALDSRLDFRRLSSPFPYTLALPQERTEALLEQQALELGATILRGHEVTGLSEGPDGVRVQIQAPDGPFTMEAAYLVGCDGARSTVRGAAGIDFPGTPSTVLGWLGDVILDAPPAPGHSYFGPAGSLMAVPMPGGLHRIVGITPRDITTTWPGDLTLEELRDKVITMAGTDFGMRDPVWLSRFGNATRLAAQYRNGRVFLAGDAAHQHFPAGGVGMNVGIQDAANLAWKLAATLNDWAPDALLDTYHAERHPVGVTLTETSRAQVALMTAFTPEGLALRSLLSQLITTLPELNDRLAAQVSSLDVTYPPSAPGAQQLTGTRADGLAVDDTSLFALLRADSHLLLDLTSSPDKPLHHLVRPGLRVHTGTPHLLPAHWSGIRAALIRPDGHVAWASAEDHDTTLVDDLTTILTTTHRT, translated from the coding sequence ATGAACTACCAGGTCGCCGTCGCCGGAGGCGGGCCTGTCGGCCTGTGGCTGGCCGCCGAACTGCGCCGCTGCGGAATCACCGTTGCGGTCATCGAAACGCGCACCGAGCGCGACACCCGCTCCCGCGCCCTGACCGTGCACCCCCGCACCATCGAGACGTTCGCCTCCCGCGACGTGCATCACCCCTTCATCACCGAGGGCATGCCGCTGCCCGGCGGGCACTTCGGCGCACTGGACTCCCGGCTGGACTTCCGCCGCCTGTCCAGCCCCTTTCCGTACACGCTCGCCCTGCCGCAGGAGCGCACCGAGGCCCTGCTGGAGCAGCAGGCTCTCGAACTGGGGGCGACGATCCTGCGCGGTCACGAGGTCACCGGACTGAGCGAGGGGCCGGACGGCGTCCGCGTCCAGATCCAGGCCCCCGACGGCCCCTTCACCATGGAGGCGGCCTACCTGGTGGGCTGCGATGGCGCACGCAGCACCGTGCGCGGCGCGGCCGGCATCGACTTCCCCGGCACGCCGTCCACCGTGCTCGGCTGGCTCGGCGACGTCATCCTCGATGCGCCCCCGGCCCCCGGCCACAGCTACTTCGGGCCGGCAGGCAGCCTGATGGCCGTCCCGATGCCCGGCGGCCTCCACCGCATCGTCGGCATCACCCCCCGCGACATCACCACCACCTGGCCCGGCGACCTGACCCTGGAGGAACTGCGCGATAAGGTCATCACCATGGCCGGGACCGACTTCGGCATGCGCGATCCCGTCTGGCTCTCCCGCTTCGGCAACGCCACCCGCCTGGCCGCCCAGTACCGCAACGGCCGCGTCTTCCTCGCCGGTGACGCCGCCCACCAGCACTTCCCCGCCGGCGGAGTCGGCATGAACGTCGGTATCCAGGACGCCGCCAACCTCGCCTGGAAGCTCGCCGCCACCCTCAACGACTGGGCCCCCGACGCGCTCCTGGACACGTACCACGCCGAACGCCACCCCGTCGGCGTCACCCTCACCGAAACCAGCCGCGCCCAAGTCGCCCTCATGACCGCCTTCACCCCAGAAGGACTCGCCCTGCGCAGCCTGCTCAGCCAACTGATCACCACCCTGCCCGAGCTCAACGACCGCCTCGCCGCACAGGTCAGTTCCCTCGACGTCACCTACCCCCCGAGCGCGCCCGGCGCCCAGCAACTGACCGGGACCCGCGCCGACGGCCTCGCCGTTGACGACACCAGCCTGTTCGCCCTGCTGCGCGCCGACAGCCACCTGCTGCTCGACCTCACCAGCAGCCCGGACAAGCCCCTCCACCACCTCGTCCGGCCCGGCCTGCGCGTGCACACCGGCACCCCGCACCTGCTCCCGGCCCACTGGTCCGGCATACGCGCCGCCCTCATTCGCCCCGACGGCCACGTCGCCTGGGCAAGCGCGGAGGACCACGACACCACCCTCGTCGACGACCTCACCACCATCCTCACCACCACCCACCGGACGTAA
- a CDS encoding RidA family protein, with the protein MATVDVFTYDVPAESDFGYSQAIKSGELIHVSGQLSFDEAGEFLYAGDFAAQLKQTYANMDRILDHYDATRNQVISQTLYVVNLRQHAAATAAGNLGYFGDHRPASTVVGVTELTLPGQVIEISFVIDTQLPA; encoded by the coding sequence GTGGCCACCGTTGATGTCTTCACCTACGACGTGCCGGCCGAAAGCGACTTCGGCTACTCACAGGCGATCAAGTCCGGCGAGCTGATCCACGTCTCCGGACAGCTCTCGTTCGATGAGGCGGGCGAGTTCCTCTACGCGGGCGACTTCGCCGCCCAGCTCAAGCAGACCTACGCCAATATGGACAGGATCCTGGACCATTACGACGCCACCCGGAACCAGGTCATCTCGCAGACCCTGTACGTGGTGAACCTGCGGCAGCACGCCGCGGCGACGGCGGCAGGCAACCTGGGATACTTCGGCGACCACCGCCCGGCCAGCACGGTCGTGGGCGTCACTGAACTGACCTTGCCCGGCCAGGTCATCGAGATCAGCTTCGTCATCGACACGCAACTGCCCGCCTGA
- a CDS encoding universal stress protein produces the protein MAAVRAPIVVRVDADPSRRHALAWGADEALRLSLPLQLVFAQGHSAHRKPTEPAHISGQRASDTAEETLHDAVSFVKNRHPQVEVSTLLATDAPVSVLREQARTATTLVFDSQRPNRRGSPFGPRRDALAVIAHAPCPVAVVPEHAHHGQRGHQPFFVVGTDVAWFGRRPSAAALHHGFARAADHGAELRVVHVWHPPIPGVLDERAALRECRRLLSETVAGLQTLHPAVKVHHALLHGPVAHVLAQESAHSLGLIVGLRSHRHARRSPLGSVLGRVLRHARCPVIAVPQEATYHRPPRRPRISGLSRLARKAVGRYIRLVTHPTRPRPAMTPPAFRADRTDG, from the coding sequence GGTCAGGGTTGATGCCGACCCGTCCCGCCGCCACGCCTTGGCCTGGGGAGCCGATGAGGCCTTACGGCTCAGCCTGCCACTCCAACTGGTCTTCGCCCAAGGGCATTCGGCTCACCGGAAGCCGACAGAGCCCGCGCACATTTCCGGACAACGAGCCTCTGACACCGCGGAAGAGACTCTCCACGACGCCGTCTCCTTCGTGAAGAACCGGCACCCCCAGGTGGAGGTCTCCACACTGCTGGCCACAGACGCACCTGTTTCGGTTCTTCGCGAACAGGCCCGCACCGCCACCACTTTGGTCTTCGACTCGCAGCGACCCAATCGGCGCGGAAGCCCCTTCGGCCCACGGCGCGACGCCCTGGCTGTCATAGCTCACGCACCGTGTCCGGTTGCAGTCGTGCCCGAACACGCCCACCACGGTCAACGTGGTCACCAGCCGTTCTTCGTCGTTGGTACAGATGTCGCCTGGTTCGGACGCCGACCCTCCGCAGCCGCCCTCCACCATGGATTCGCAAGGGCCGCAGACCACGGTGCCGAACTCCGTGTAGTACACGTGTGGCATCCCCCGATCCCAGGTGTGCTGGACGAGCGGGCGGCTCTGCGTGAATGCCGCCGCCTGCTTTCGGAAACCGTGGCCGGTCTGCAGACCCTTCATCCAGCCGTGAAGGTCCATCACGCGCTGCTCCACGGCCCCGTGGCGCACGTGCTGGCCCAGGAGTCCGCGCATTCACTCGGGCTGATTGTGGGGCTCCGGAGTCATCGCCATGCGCGCCGATCGCCGCTCGGCTCGGTGCTCGGTCGCGTGCTGCGTCACGCCCGGTGCCCCGTTATCGCTGTTCCGCAGGAGGCCACGTATCACCGTCCACCAAGGCGGCCACGCATCAGCGGACTGTCCCGCCTGGCCCGGAAGGCCGTCGGACGCTACATCCGCCTGGTCACTCATCCCACCCGCCCGCGACCGGCCATGACACCTCCCGCATTTCGTGCAGATCGAACCGATGGGTGA
- a CDS encoding CBS domain-containing protein, giving the protein MHGSPHIVSDVMTHTVAAIGRGATFKEIVRMMQDWKVSALPVLEGEGRVVGVVSEADLLPKEEFRDSDPDRYTQLRRLADLAKAGALTAGELMTSPALTIHADTPLAQAARTMAQSKVKRLPVVNQLGMLEGIVSRADLLKVFLRTDEEMAEEIRREVVSYLFPAPTPSVRVKVRDGVVTLAGHIRDASLIPVAARLIRAVEGVVDVDFDLGDPVPGSSWESDADAREGGGDGRPG; this is encoded by the coding sequence ATGCACGGCAGCCCGCACATCGTGAGCGATGTGATGACCCATACCGTCGCCGCCATCGGCCGCGGGGCGACCTTCAAGGAGATCGTCCGCATGATGCAGGACTGGAAGGTCAGTGCGCTGCCGGTCCTGGAGGGCGAAGGCCGCGTGGTCGGCGTCGTCTCCGAAGCCGACCTGCTGCCCAAGGAGGAGTTCCGCGACAGCGATCCCGACCGCTACACGCAACTGCGCCGCCTGGCTGATCTCGCCAAGGCCGGCGCGCTGACGGCGGGCGAGCTGATGACCTCCCCGGCCCTCACCATCCACGCCGACACACCACTGGCTCAGGCCGCCCGCACCATGGCGCAGTCCAAGGTCAAGCGCCTGCCCGTCGTCAACCAGCTGGGCATGTTGGAAGGCATCGTCAGCCGCGCCGACCTCCTCAAAGTGTTCCTGCGCACCGACGAGGAGATGGCGGAGGAGATCCGCCGGGAGGTGGTGTCGTATCTCTTCCCCGCGCCGACGCCCTCGGTTCGGGTCAAGGTGCGTGATGGCGTGGTGACCCTGGCGGGTCACATCCGGGACGCGTCCCTGATCCCCGTGGCCGCGCGTCTGATCCGGGCCGTCGAAGGCGTCGTGGACGTGGATTTCGACCTCGGCGACCCCGTGCCCGGCTCCTCGTGGGAGTCGGACGCGGACGCGCGGGAAGGCGGGGGCGACGGTCGGCCGGGGTGA
- a CDS encoding TetR/AcrR family transcriptional regulator C-terminal domain-containing protein, with protein MTKKQGREDAAGQLTRTAVVDAALRVLEDRGLEGLSTRAVADSLGVRMNTVLWHVKTKARMLELMADAVVGGIGYEGLPSQPRQRARELACRYRRALLAHRDGAALVTGTYPAEPHTLRFADRLVDALLEAGADEEQAVWTVWTVIYFLLGLVQEEQAAPDQSDDRLAQAVDAGTYPALQRVAAHMRQDAFEDRFTFGLEAILARLPE; from the coding sequence GTGACCAAGAAGCAAGGCAGGGAAGACGCCGCAGGCCAGCTCACGCGCACGGCCGTGGTCGATGCGGCACTGCGGGTGCTGGAGGACCGGGGACTGGAGGGCTTGTCGACCCGGGCGGTGGCCGACAGCCTGGGGGTGCGCATGAACACCGTCCTGTGGCACGTCAAGACCAAGGCGCGAATGCTGGAGCTCATGGCCGACGCGGTCGTGGGCGGAATCGGCTACGAGGGCCTGCCCTCCCAGCCGCGGCAGCGGGCGCGGGAACTGGCTTGCCGATACCGGCGAGCGCTGCTCGCGCACCGCGACGGCGCCGCCCTGGTGACCGGGACCTACCCGGCCGAGCCGCACACGCTGCGTTTCGCCGACCGCCTCGTCGACGCCCTGCTGGAAGCGGGAGCGGACGAGGAACAGGCAGTCTGGACGGTGTGGACGGTCATCTACTTCCTCCTGGGTCTGGTCCAGGAAGAACAGGCCGCGCCCGACCAGTCCGACGACCGGCTGGCCCAGGCCGTGGACGCCGGTACGTACCCAGCACTGCAACGGGTCGCCGCGCACATGCGGCAGGACGCCTTCGAGGACCGCTTCACCTTCGGGCTGGAGGCGATCCTTGCCCGCCTGCCCGAGTAA
- a CDS encoding universal stress protein — protein MLRHVVTGIDGSTESLAAAHWAAREALRRGSSLTVVHGWVWHPHAGPSVPADSLQREWAEQTLERAENSVRAAHPGLQIAAQLVGESSVAALLAATEEAELLVLGSRGLGGVMGFVMGSVSQRAIAKATCPVVLVRAGESVADEHFPAPHGISPDEIVETPYRDVVLGLDTSHPCDGLIEFAFDSARRRHAALHAIHAFGAAPDHVSDGGPVPTSGRELLTENERTVTAALRAWREKYPEVPVTETVCEGRAATALVRASATAALVVVGRQQRDTRVGMHVGPVAHAVLHHASCPVAVVPHA, from the coding sequence ATGCTCCGGCACGTTGTCACGGGGATCGACGGATCCACCGAGAGTCTTGCTGCCGCGCATTGGGCAGCCCGGGAAGCGCTGCGTCGCGGAAGTTCACTGACCGTGGTTCACGGCTGGGTATGGCATCCGCATGCCGGTCCCTCCGTACCTGCCGACAGCCTCCAGCGCGAGTGGGCCGAACAGACTCTGGAACGGGCGGAGAACAGCGTGCGGGCCGCGCACCCGGGACTGCAGATCGCCGCACAACTCGTGGGGGAATCCTCCGTCGCCGCTCTTCTCGCGGCGACGGAGGAGGCGGAGTTGCTGGTGCTGGGCTCACGTGGGCTCGGCGGTGTCATGGGATTCGTGATGGGGTCCGTGTCCCAGAGGGCCATCGCCAAGGCCACGTGCCCCGTCGTACTCGTGCGCGCCGGGGAGAGCGTTGCCGATGAGCATTTCCCGGCCCCGCACGGCATCTCGCCGGACGAGATAGTCGAGACCCCGTACCGCGACGTCGTCCTCGGCCTGGACACCAGCCACCCTTGCGACGGGCTGATCGAGTTCGCCTTCGACTCCGCACGGCGCCGCCATGCAGCACTGCACGCCATCCATGCCTTCGGTGCCGCACCGGATCACGTGTCTGACGGCGGGCCGGTACCGACGTCGGGACGGGAACTGCTCACGGAGAACGAGCGCACGGTGACCGCGGCACTGCGCGCCTGGCGCGAGAAGTATCCCGAAGTCCCCGTGACCGAGACCGTTTGCGAAGGCAGGGCCGCCACCGCCCTGGTCCGCGCGTCCGCCACAGCCGCGCTCGTCGTAGTGGGGCGCCAGCAACGAGACACCCGTGTCGGCATGCACGTCGGCCCGGTTGCGCACGCGGTGCTCCACCACGCGTCCTGTCCCGTCGCGGTGGTCCCGCACGCCTGA
- a CDS encoding response regulator, which translates to MAEARTFTEQEPIRVFLLDDHEVVRRGLSDLLDAEPDISVVGDAENVEHALVRGPALRPHVAVLDVRLPDGDGITVCRELRSQMPELAVLMLTSFDDEDALLDAIMAGASGYVLKQIKGSDLVSAVRTVASGQSMLDPATTARLMRSLRADPADAPAVAPELASLSPREQDILALIGDGLTNREIGKKLYLSEKTVKNHISRLLAKLGVQRRVQAAVLASHLGQPPSGERPAR; encoded by the coding sequence ATGGCTGAGGCACGCACCTTCACCGAACAGGAGCCGATCCGGGTCTTTCTGCTGGACGACCACGAGGTCGTACGACGCGGCCTGTCCGACCTCCTGGACGCCGAGCCGGACATCTCGGTGGTCGGCGACGCCGAGAACGTCGAGCACGCGCTGGTGCGTGGCCCGGCCCTGCGACCGCACGTCGCCGTCCTCGACGTACGCCTTCCGGACGGCGACGGCATCACGGTGTGCCGCGAGCTGCGCAGCCAGATGCCCGAGCTCGCGGTCCTGATGCTGACCTCGTTCGACGACGAGGACGCCCTGCTCGACGCGATCATGGCCGGGGCCAGCGGTTATGTGCTCAAGCAGATCAAGGGATCCGACCTGGTCTCGGCCGTGCGGACCGTCGCTTCCGGCCAGTCCATGCTCGACCCCGCCACGACCGCGCGCCTCATGCGCTCCCTGCGGGCGGATCCCGCCGATGCACCGGCGGTCGCCCCGGAACTGGCGAGCCTGTCGCCGCGGGAGCAGGACATCCTCGCCCTGATCGGTGACGGGCTCACCAACCGCGAGATCGGCAAGAAGCTCTACCTCTCCGAGAAGACCGTGAAGAACCATATCTCCCGGCTGCTGGCCAAACTGGGCGTCCAGCGCCGCGTTCAGGCCGCGGTCCTCGCCTCGCATCTCGGGCAGCCTCCGTCAGGCGAGCGCCCCGCCAGGTGA
- a CDS encoding VOC family protein: MKTLFVAYRVTDLDRSLDFYTALGYVELGRVVAGDGSHLVLLKFPGEPAASLELVHRPVGGRVDVGRGFDHLAIQVDTLAAALERLTAAGLEPGPVQYPGGPAGPKTSWLTDPDGYRIELVEWPPGHPDGITAADFS, from the coding sequence ATGAAGACGCTCTTCGTCGCCTACCGCGTCACCGACCTGGACCGCTCGCTCGACTTCTACACCGCCTTGGGCTACGTCGAGCTGGGCAGGGTCGTCGCCGGGGACGGGAGTCATCTCGTGCTCCTCAAGTTCCCCGGCGAACCGGCGGCCTCGCTCGAACTGGTCCACCGTCCCGTCGGCGGACGCGTCGACGTGGGCAGAGGTTTCGACCACCTCGCGATCCAGGTGGACACACTGGCCGCCGCCCTGGAGCGGCTGACCGCCGCCGGCCTGGAGCCGGGGCCTGTCCAGTACCCGGGCGGGCCCGCGGGCCCGAAGACGTCGTGGCTCACCGACCCGGACGGCTACCGCATCGAGTTGGTGGAGTGGCCCCCCGGACACCCCGACGGCATCACCGCCGCGGACTTCTCCTGA
- a CDS encoding CoA transferase, producing the protein MTSPIISGASQAWAALGADSSLLDRVSYGGPSGGLPARLPVMELARATVAVCSLAAAELTSVRTGRPVPRVRVDDEAVATAFLSDRLVRVDGRAWSTFSPLSRFWRATDGWVRTHANYPHHRARLLAALGVPEYADEEAVDAVSQAIAGLTALEVEETVYAAGGLAVAARGPEAWAKSEQGVMAAGQPLLTTARIDDAPDRLLANAALPCAGLRVLDLTRVLAGPVATRTIALLGADVLRIDAPQLPESQEAHNDTGMGKRSTTLDLRQAADRRLFEELLDAADVVVTGYRPGALERFGLTPEALAERRPGLVIAQLSAWGRYGPWRERRGFDSLVQVATGIAVLEGSPDSPGTLPAQALDHGTGYLLAAGVLRALTEQHRTGGTRLVRLALAQTAHWLVHDLAPAPGEDEGFDAEHWLTETDTPMGRLRHALPPVSYDGGPANWARPPGPWGTDAPVWGGA; encoded by the coding sequence ATGACTTCTCCCATCATCTCGGGGGCCTCGCAGGCTTGGGCGGCACTGGGTGCCGATTCTTCGCTGCTCGACCGGGTGTCCTACGGCGGTCCATCCGGAGGGCTGCCTGCGCGGCTGCCCGTCATGGAGCTGGCGCGGGCCACCGTCGCGGTGTGCTCGCTCGCGGCCGCCGAGCTCACTTCCGTACGCACGGGGCGCCCCGTGCCCCGCGTGCGGGTCGATGACGAGGCAGTGGCGACGGCGTTCCTCAGCGACCGGTTGGTGCGGGTCGACGGGCGAGCGTGGTCGACCTTCTCGCCCCTGTCCCGGTTCTGGCGGGCGACCGATGGATGGGTTCGTACGCACGCCAACTACCCGCATCACCGGGCCCGACTGCTCGCCGCGCTCGGGGTGCCGGAGTACGCCGACGAGGAGGCGGTGGACGCGGTATCCCAGGCGATCGCAGGGCTTACCGCGCTAGAAGTGGAGGAGACCGTGTACGCGGCGGGCGGTTTGGCCGTCGCGGCGCGCGGCCCCGAGGCCTGGGCCAAGAGCGAGCAGGGGGTCATGGCTGCCGGGCAGCCGCTGCTGACGACGGCGCGCATCGATGATGCCCCGGATCGACTGCTCGCTAATGCCGCCCTGCCGTGCGCGGGGCTGCGCGTCCTGGATCTGACCCGAGTACTGGCCGGACCGGTCGCCACCCGAACAATTGCGTTGCTCGGCGCTGACGTGCTGCGGATCGACGCACCACAGCTGCCAGAGAGTCAGGAGGCCCACAACGACACAGGGATGGGGAAACGCTCGACCACCTTGGACCTGCGCCAGGCCGCCGACCGTAGGCTCTTCGAGGAACTGCTCGATGCGGCAGACGTGGTGGTCACCGGTTACCGGCCGGGCGCGCTGGAACGGTTCGGACTGACGCCCGAGGCGCTCGCCGAGCGCCGTCCAGGTCTCGTCATCGCCCAGCTCTCCGCGTGGGGCCGTTACGGGCCGTGGCGCGAGCGGCGCGGCTTTGACAGCTTGGTCCAGGTGGCCACCGGCATCGCCGTGCTGGAGGGCTCGCCGGACTCGCCCGGTACTCTGCCCGCCCAGGCGCTCGACCACGGCACCGGCTATCTCCTCGCGGCCGGTGTCCTGCGCGCGCTCACCGAGCAGCACCGCACGGGCGGCACCCGGCTGGTCCGCCTGGCGTTGGCGCAGACCGCGCACTGGCTGGTCCACGACCTGGCACCCGCTCCGGGCGAGGATGAGGGCTTCGACGCCGAACACTGGCTGACCGAGACCGACACCCCCATGGGCCGACTGCGGCACGCGCTGCCGCCGGTGTCGTACGACGGGGGCCCGGCGAACTGGGCACGTCCGCCGGGCCCATGGGGAACGGACGCCCCGGTCTGGGGCGGCGCCTGA
- a CDS encoding dihydrofolate reductase family protein, translating to MSNPIRLYMSMSLDGYVAGPDDRPGQELGRAGGRLFNWLDDRESDGPSGQVYREALATGAVISGRRTFELAGRWQGDHHDGVPIFVLTHHADEGDVPPGHARFVTDVEDCARQARAAAGDRPIMVHGAGAAQALLRAGQLDEMEIHLVQVLLGGGRRLFDHLGGDHIELDLVRVLRDRDVTHLRYQVRRPDEAS from the coding sequence ATGAGCAATCCGATTCGGCTGTACATGTCGATGTCGCTCGACGGCTACGTCGCCGGTCCGGACGATCGGCCGGGCCAGGAGCTCGGACGCGCCGGTGGACGTCTTTTCAACTGGCTCGACGACCGGGAATCCGACGGTCCCAGTGGACAGGTTTATCGCGAGGCGCTGGCGACCGGCGCGGTAATCTCAGGCCGTCGCACCTTCGAACTCGCCGGGCGTTGGCAGGGTGACCACCATGACGGTGTGCCGATCTTCGTCCTCACCCACCATGCGGACGAGGGGGACGTGCCACCCGGCCACGCCCGATTCGTCACCGACGTCGAGGACTGCGCCCGTCAGGCTCGCGCGGCCGCCGGGGACCGGCCGATCATGGTCCATGGGGCGGGCGCGGCCCAAGCGCTCCTGCGAGCCGGGCAGCTCGACGAGATGGAGATCCACCTGGTTCAGGTCCTTCTCGGGGGCGGCCGACGGCTCTTCGACCACCTCGGTGGTGATCACATCGAACTCGACCTCGTCCGAGTGTTGCGGGACCGAGACGTCACGCACCTCCGCTACCAGGTACGCCGCCCTGATGAGGCCTCATGA
- a CDS encoding winged helix-turn-helix transcriptional regulator codes for MVTKQLLKGLPEDADLRRADSLAREIFSDVANKWALLIIEALGERTLRFSELRNEVEGVSHKMLTQNLRMLERNGLVDRKVYPTVPPRVEYTLTEPGRALRTAVDAICGWTHQHLGHIESARGRFDA; via the coding sequence ATGGTGACCAAGCAGCTGCTCAAGGGCCTGCCGGAAGACGCTGACCTGCGGCGCGCGGACTCCCTGGCGCGGGAGATCTTCTCTGACGTGGCCAACAAATGGGCGCTCCTGATCATCGAGGCGCTCGGCGAGCGCACCCTGCGCTTCAGCGAGCTGCGCAACGAGGTCGAAGGCGTCAGCCACAAGATGCTCACCCAGAACCTGCGCATGCTGGAGCGCAATGGCCTGGTCGACCGGAAGGTGTACCCCACCGTCCCGCCGCGGGTCGAGTACACCCTCACCGAGCCGGGCAGGGCCCTGCGCACCGCTGTCGACGCCATATGCGGCTGGACCCACCAGCACCTCGGTCACATCGAGAGCGCACGCGGGCGTTTCGACGCCTGA
- a CDS encoding Crp/Fnr family transcriptional regulator produces the protein MNAPPANAMVRALTAEHQQRLMRMAREVSFPQGTRLFEEGGRADRFWIIRTGTVALDMHVPGRKAAVIETLSHNELVGWSWQFTPHAWHLGAETTTPVRAYEFDAVAVRSACQDDPALGMAVAHWVGGIVAHRLRSARTRLLDLYAPYGSGDLR, from the coding sequence ATGAACGCGCCCCCCGCGAACGCCATGGTCCGGGCGTTGACCGCCGAACACCAGCAGCGGTTGATGCGGATGGCGCGTGAGGTGTCCTTTCCTCAGGGCACACGCCTCTTCGAGGAAGGCGGACGAGCCGACCGGTTCTGGATCATCCGCACCGGAACTGTCGCACTGGATATGCACGTGCCCGGCCGCAAGGCGGCCGTCATCGAGACCCTCAGCCACAACGAACTCGTCGGCTGGTCCTGGCAGTTCACTCCCCACGCGTGGCACCTCGGCGCCGAGACGACGACGCCGGTACGGGCATACGAGTTCGATGCCGTCGCCGTCCGCTCGGCATGCCAGGACGATCCGGCACTCGGCATGGCGGTCGCACACTGGGTGGGTGGCATCGTCGCTCACCGCCTGCGTTCGGCCCGCACCCGGCTGCTGGACCTGTACGCCCCGTACGGCAGCGGCGACCTCCGCTGA